A single genomic interval of Mangifera indica cultivar Alphonso chromosome 5, CATAS_Mindica_2.1, whole genome shotgun sequence harbors:
- the LOC123216032 gene encoding F-box protein At4g00893-like, which produces MEICPLNPTKWRWFFSLLCDCVSLLQPKRIGYSKMAEGGARPSWADLPTELITLVADRLGIIDLLRFLSVCKSWNYAASRCSAQIESTHNYEPWFLLYGEDSHCILLSGLENKESQKKYNINIPELNGATCIASRDGWLLLRQETTIFFFCPFSRSRIDLPQFPDSEHRDYIGAFSSPPTSKDCIVCVVAKNDKSQVELRLLHRGANEWTTHIYTYYRDHFEKIKAVAYENDEKNFHIFDDTCGLIVFSPEDGSWKIYRIIDEPIDQSSNAEKIPFHLSRGSFKMKRMKKKLGLGEDVSVDTCGTVVSYHADDMHDMVFFNENISQHSETQGRRLKGAWIEPRFHKISQEVSWHL; this is translated from the exons ATGGAAATCTGTCCCCTAAACCCTACAAAATGGCGAtggtttttctctcttctttgtgATTGCGTTTCGTTACTTCAACCAAAAAg GATTGGATACAGTAAAATGGCAGAAGGAGGAGCACGACCCAGCTGGGCTGATCTTCCTACTGAACTAATAACATTAGTTGCTGATCGTTTAGGCATAATTGATCTTCTCAGGTTTCTCAGTGTCTGTAAGAGTTGGAATTATGCTGCTTCCAGATGTTCAGCTCAGATTGAATCCACGCATAATTATGAACCCTGGTTTCTTCTTTATGGTGAGGATTCACACTGCATTTTGCTTAGCGGATTAGAAAATAAGGAATCCCAAAAGAAGTACAACATCAATATCCCAGAATTGAATGGAGCAACATGCATTGCATCCAGGGATGGTTGGCTTCTTTTGCGGCAAGAAACcacaattttcttcttctgccCCTTCTCCCGCTCCAGAATAGACCTTCCTCAGTTTCCTGACTCAGAGCACCGTGATTATATTGGTGCATTTTCATCTCCTCCTACATCAAAAGATTGCATTGTCTGTGTTGTTGCCAAGAATGATAAATCTCAAGTAGAACTACGATTGCTTCATCGTGGGGCTAATGAATGGACTACGCACATATATACTTACTACAGAGACCATTTCGAAAAGATTAAAGCAGTAGCTTATgagaatgatgaaaaaaatttccatATTTTCGATGATACATGTGGATTAATTGTGTTTTCTCCAGAAGATGGAAGTTGGAAAATATATCGTATAATTGATGAGCCAATTGATCAGTCATCTAATGCTGAAAAGATACCGTTTCATCTTAGCAGGGGGAGTTTCAAAATgaagagaatgaagaaaaagttGGGGTTGGGGGAGGATGTATCAGTTGATACTTGCGGGACGGTGGTCTCATACCATGCTGATGATATGCATGACATGGTATTTTTCAATGAGAATATATCTCAACACTCTGAAACCCAAGGCCGGCGCCTTAAAGGAGCATGGATCGAACCCCGGTTCCATAAAATTTCCCAAGAAGTGAGTTGGCATCTCTGA
- the LOC123217684 gene encoding U1 small nuclear ribonucleoprotein C-like isoform X2 — MPRYYCDYCDTYLTHDSPSVRKQHNAGYKHKANVRSYYQQFEEQQTQSLIDQRIKEHLGQTAAYQVGAAYNQHVMAQRPRPPVLPTPVMPIPGGAQLNPALFPGVRPPVIPRPIPGPPGMPPMVAPPVPGQVNGLPRSPAVLNPTAVLGSAAPPASSTGAPTMATHSPYQSNSSVPTSGGFDGFNANAQPPESNH; from the exons ATGCCTCG GTATTACTGTGACTATTGCGACACATATTTGACCCACGATTCT CCATCTGTCAGAAAACAGCATAATGCAGGCTACAAACATAAG GCAAACGTGAGAAGCTACTATCAGCAGTTTGAGGAGCAACAAACCCAAAGTTTAATTGACCAGAGGATCAAGGAACATCTTGGCCAAACTGCTGCATACCAGGTTGGTGCTGCTTACAATCAGCATGTAATGGCTCAGAGGCCCCGCCCACCGGTTCTACCAACACCTGTTATGCCAATTCCTGGAGGCGCTCAGTTAAATCCAGCATTATTCCCTGGGGTGAGGCCTCCTGTTATACCAAGGCCAATACCTGGGCCACCAG GCATGCCACCAATGGTGGCTCCTCCTGTACCTGGTCAAGTGAATGGTCTTCCTAGATCTCCTGCTGTGCTTAACCCAACAGCAGTTCTTGGTAGTGCTGCACCACCTGCTTCATCTACTGGAGCTCCTACCATGGCTACACATTCACCGTATCAATCAAATTCATCTGTTCCAACGAGTGGAGGGTTTGATGGTTTCAATGCCAATGCCCAGCCTCCTGAGTCCAATCATTAG
- the LOC123217684 gene encoding U1 small nuclear ribonucleoprotein C-like isoform X1 has product MPRYYCDYCDTYLTHDSPSVRKQHNAGYKHKANVRSYYQQFEEQQTQSLIDQRIKEHLGQTAAYQVGAAYNQHVMAQRPRPPVLPTPVMPIPGGAQLNPALFPGVRPPVIPRPIPGPPGYVSAPGMPPMVAPPVPGQVNGLPRSPAVLNPTAVLGSAAPPASSTGAPTMATHSPYQSNSSVPTSGGFDGFNANAQPPESNH; this is encoded by the exons ATGCCTCG GTATTACTGTGACTATTGCGACACATATTTGACCCACGATTCT CCATCTGTCAGAAAACAGCATAATGCAGGCTACAAACATAAG GCAAACGTGAGAAGCTACTATCAGCAGTTTGAGGAGCAACAAACCCAAAGTTTAATTGACCAGAGGATCAAGGAACATCTTGGCCAAACTGCTGCATACCAGGTTGGTGCTGCTTACAATCAGCATGTAATGGCTCAGAGGCCCCGCCCACCGGTTCTACCAACACCTGTTATGCCAATTCCTGGAGGCGCTCAGTTAAATCCAGCATTATTCCCTGGGGTGAGGCCTCCTGTTATACCAAGGCCAATACCTGGGCCACCAG GTTATGTGTCTGCTCCAGGCATGCCACCAATGGTGGCTCCTCCTGTACCTGGTCAAGTGAATGGTCTTCCTAGATCTCCTGCTGTGCTTAACCCAACAGCAGTTCTTGGTAGTGCTGCACCACCTGCTTCATCTACTGGAGCTCCTACCATGGCTACACATTCACCGTATCAATCAAATTCATCTGTTCCAACGAGTGGAGGGTTTGATGGTTTCAATGCCAATGCCCAGCCTCCTGAGTCCAATCATTAG
- the LOC123215396 gene encoding mitochondrial substrate carrier family protein ucpB isoform X2: MQLVGQRGPSTGMGQLFVQILKNEGPKSLYQGLTPALARSVLYGGLRLGLYEPSKYACDWAFGSTNILVKIASGAFSGATATALTNPTEVLKVRLQMNSNMSQGPIAEMRRLISEEGMGALWKGVGPAMARAAALTASQLATYDESKRILIRWTPLEEGFHLHLISSSVAGAVSTLMTAPVDMVKTRLMLQRESGKVGSYKNGFHCAYKVMRTEGLRALYKGAFVVFARLGPQSTITFILCEKLRKLAGLDAI; encoded by the exons ATGCAACTTGTTGGTCAGAGGGGTCCTTCGACTGGAATG GGACAATTATTtgttcaaatattgaaaaatgaagGCCCAAAGTCTTTGTATCAGGGATTAACACCTGCACTGGCAAGATCAGTTTTGTATGGTGGTCTACGTTTGGGCTTGTATGAGCCCTCAAAGTATGCCTGTGATTGGGCATTTGGGTCCACCAATATCTTGGTTAAGATTGCATCTGGAGCATTTTCTGGTGCAACTGCAACTGCGCTAACTAATCCAACTGAAGTTCTGAAG GTACGGCTGCAGATGAATTCTAACATGAGCCAAGGACCGATTGCTGAAATGCGGAGACTCATTTCTGAAGAAGGGATGGGAGCACTGTGGAAAGGGGTTGGTCCTGCTATGGCCAGAGCTGCTGCTTTGACTGCCTCGCAGCTTGCAACATACGATGAATCCAAGCGG ATTTTGATCAGGTGGACACCTCTTGAAGAAGGATTTCATCTGCATCTGAT CTCAAGTTCAGTCGCAGGTGCAGTTAGTACCCTTATGACTGCACCAGTGGACATGGTCAAAACCCGTCTCATGTTGCAACGAGAATCTGGGAAAGTTGGAAGCTATAAAAATGGGTTTCATTGTGCATACAAG GTCATGCGTACAGAAGGCCTAAGGGCACTTTATAAAGG GGCCTTTGTTGTTTTCGCAAGATTGGGTCCCCAAAGTACAATTACCTTTATTCTATGTGAGAAGCTTCGCAAGCTTGCCGGACTGGATGCTATCTAG
- the LOC123217683 gene encoding uncharacterized protein LOC123217683, whose translation MFKTSFHSINHYSSCTVIGFSHEFKSLFLFLIRKKFFISLAEFQISSMVDRTNTLPLYSHSRSSQLETRELGDEMGGRNENEYQQFEDTTVLDGPLVETQLEKLNFDTQVVDGFDCNADMRHHSISENEKEVVLDSEDEGVCASKTLRLSKGLSDGNSLNLQKIYGTCAHQRRSIGSKGFGVNVGRSDEQKELPQLFTSGSGNIESEKSSQAIALKFVDQFLSSNSMEFEFSTGPDIKKTVEEKSPRLASRKGPQCLVQRMKFRAASIAKFETFQWADNDQQVEDDAFSKRRDTPIEFGHFRRRSVTSRHKPRHLNCEDGNYSDNKIEEKKKSLNLRKETAFSTYSDSRFAKHNPKETCRVEQVSKLNLESNCVQGTNEEVHGESSEQDLDAPDMFDVGFNTQIAAEAMEALSYGPSAGCIASDVYQHPPNITDDPLEGLITRKGRVEKTSLPETDCCYLIGSERKSTRGKRTSRKSGKKSNHLEPGPLLAVMTEMIGGKPLIEEQFKSRNYANSYENPSGIPTTVLQREEDESVGRNNDGEIYKSSTISVERISLSKVQAKEERETSYVNQETRPYMAGETLKRTYHQSDNLGRKTDDGLLKYRRKRSRLVADPRRVEPISPSKEQVEEELKTSSCVDQETSPFLAGDILKRTYHQSEDPGQKEDAGILKYRRKKSRLAADPTKVVSGRERCPKLYADSSSAEARDSKLSKKEGSCKESSALTSCMKLDTWSHPKGKRALRKVRSHSKAYDIYIPLGTVDRNVGKNYCTKSERITEDHHKSSTYHRESKEISDGEKAFTRFREVSDMDFGLFSNGTEKNQEFGVSPNKNLELQSCGNTTTNRTYLMDVAASNHFSIKYHKRSFNKKLPKSFLLKELIKLGVPESIPGFTWKDLRRRKDLAHVRVLFSQHLDDNVIKQQKKISARLGISTATCPMDATHFIADRFVRTRNMLESIALGKPVVTHLWLESCGQARCLIDEKNYILRDAKKEKEIGFSMAVSVARASQHPLLEGKRVFITPNIKPPKEMISSLVQAVHGQVVEVELSQMSASASASNIQDNLFIVSCEEDRAICVPLLDKGVAAYAPELILNGIIIQKLEFERHQLFKNHVNRKQTRTRLNKDVCLNGSL comes from the exons ATGTTTAAAACTTCATTTCATTCGATAAATCACTATTCTTCCTGCACTGTAATTGGGTTTTCTCATGAGTTTAAATCACTGTTTCTGTTTTTGATAcgaaagaaattttttatcagTTTGGCggaatttcaaatttcttcCATGGTTGACCGAACCAACACTCTTCCATTGTACTCGCACTCTCGATCATCTCAGTTAGAGACTCGcg AATTAGGAGATGAAATGGGAGGTCGAAATGAAAATGAGTACCAGCAGTTTGAGGATACTACGGTTCTTGATGGTCCCTTAGTTGAGACCCAGTTGGAGAAACTAAATTTTGACACTCAAGTGGTTGATGGTTTTGATTGTAACGCGGATATGAGACACCATTCAATATCTGAGAATGAGAAGGAAGTTGTTCTTGATAGTGAAGATGAAGGTGTTTGTGCAAGCAAAACGTTGAGGCTTTCCAAGGGGTTATCAGATGGTAACTCGTTAAACTTGCAGAAGATCTATGGAACATGTGCTCATCAACGACGTAGTATAG GGAGCAAAGGATTTGGAGTTAATGTAGGGAGGAGTGATGAGCAAAAAGAGCTTCCTCAGTTGTTCACTAGCGGAAGTGGTAATATAGAATCTGAAAAGTCATCCCAAGCAATTGCTCTTAAGTTTGTGGATCAATTTCTGTCATCTAACAGCATGGAATTCGAATTCTCTACTGGACCTGACATAAAAAAGACTGTCGAGGAGAAATCTCCCCGTCTCGCAAGCAGAAAGGGACCTCAATGTTTGGTGCAGAGAATGAAATTTAGAGCAGCCTCAAttgcaaaatttgaaacctttcAATGGGCTGATAATGATCAACAAGTAGAGGATGATGCTTTTAGCAAGAGGAGAGATACCCCTATTGAATTTGGACATTTTAGGCGGAGATCTGTTACAAGCCGTCACAAGCCTAGGCATCTTAATTGTGAAGATGGTAATTACTCTGATAATAagattgaagagaagaaaaagagtttgaACCTTCGCAAGGAAACAGCTTTTTCAACTTATTCAGATTCAAGGTTTGCAAAGCACAATCCAAAGGAGACTTGTAGAGTAGAACAGGTATCTAAACTAAATCTAGAAAGTAATTGTGTTCAGGGAACCAACGAGGAAGTGCATGGAGAATCATCAGAGCAGGATTTGGATGCTCCAGACATGTTTGACGTAGGATTCAACACTCAAATAGCTGCTGAAGCCATGGAAGCCTTATCATATGGACCATCCGCTGGCTGCATTGCTTCTGATGTTTACCAACATCCACCAAACATCACTGACGACCCTTTAGAAGGTCTAATAACAAGGAAAGGTCGTGTAGAGAAAACTTCTCTTCCCGAGACTGATTGCTGCTATCTAATAGGCAGTGAAAGAAAGTCCACACGAGGAAAGCGTACTTCTAGAAAATCTGGCAAGAAGTCTAACCATCTGGAGCCGGGTCCTCTGTTGGCAGTAATGACTGAAATGATCGGGGGCAAGCCATTGATTGAGGAGCAATTTAAATCTAGGAATTATGCCAACTCCTATGAAAATCCAAGTGGAATACCTACCACTGTGTTgcaaagagaagaagatgaatctgTGGGTAGGAACAATGACGGTGAAATTTACAAGAGCTCAACAATCTCAGTTGAACGTATCTCACTCAGCAAGGTACAGGCAAAAGAGGAGCGTGAGACTTCATATGTTAACCAGGAAACTAGGCCATATATGGCTGGAGAAACTTTGAAAAGGACCTATCATCAATCAGATAATCTAGGACGAAAGACAGATGATGGCCTCCTTAAATACAGAAGAAAGAGGAGTAGATTAGTGGCTGATCCTAGGAGAGTTGAACCTATATCACCCAGCAAGGAACAAGTAGAAGAGGAGCTTAAGACTTCTTCATGTGTTGACCAAGAAACTAGTCCCTTTTTGGCTGGAGATATATTGAAAAGGACCTATCATCAATCAGAAGATCCAGGACAAAAGGAAGATGCTGGCATCCTTAAGTACAGAAGAAAGAAGAGTAGATTAGCGGCCGATCCTACAAAAGTTGTGAGCGGCAGAGAAAGATGTCCTAAATTGTATGCAGATTCATCATCAGCTGAAGCTAGAGACAGCAAATTGAGTAAAAAAGAGGGAAGTTGCAAAGAATCAAGTGCTTTAACCAGTTGTATGAAATTAGATACATGGAGCCACCCCAAAGGGAAAAGAGCATTGCGTAAAGTGCGAAGTCATTCAAAAGCCTATGACATTTATATCCCTTTAGGAACAGTAGATAGAAATGTAGGCAAAAATTATTGTACCAAAAGTGAGAGAATTACAGAAGATCATCACAAATCCTCTACTTACCACAGAGAATCAAAGGAAATCTCTGATGGAGAAAAGGCATTCACACGATTCAGAGAGGTAAGTGACATGGACTTTGGGTTGTTTAGCAATGGTACAGAAAAGAACCAGGAGTTTGGTGTTTCACCAAACAAGAACCTTGAGCTCCAGAGTTGTGGAAATACTACCACTAACCGTACCTATCTTATGGATGTGGCAGCTTCAaatcatttttctattaaatatcacaaaagatcatttaataaaaaGCTACCCAAATCCTTCCTCCTGAAAGAGCTTATTAAATTAGGTGTCCCTGAATCAATACCTGGTTTCACATGGAAGGATTTAAGAAGACGAAAAGATTTGGCCCATGTTCGTGTTTTGTTTAGCCAGCATTTGGATGACAACGTAATCAAGCAGCAGAAaaag ATCTCAGCACGGCTTGGCATTTCCACCGCAACATGTCCCATGGATGCCACACACTTTATAGCAGATAGATTTGTGCGTACAAGGAATATGTTGGAATCCATTGCTCTTGGTAAACCAGTGGTGACACATTTATGGCTGGAGAGCTGCGGTCAAGCAAGGTGTTTGATAGATGAGAAGAATTACATCCTGAGGGAtgccaaaaaggaaaaagaaattggaTTTAGCATGGCTGTTTCGGTTGCTCGAGCAAGCCAGCATCCACTTTTAGAG GGTAAGAGAGTATTCATTACCCCAAACATAAAACCTCCTAAAGAAATGATAAGTAGCTTGGTCCAGGCAGTTCATGGCCAG gtggtggaggtggagCTAAGTCAAATGtctgcttctgcttctgcttcaAACATCCAAGATAATCTATTCATTGTTTCTTGTGAAGAAGATCGTGCAATCTGTGTTCCTCTCCTTGATAAAG GAGTAGCGGCATATGCTCCAGAACTAATACTAAATGGGATAATAATACAGAAACTGGAATTTGAGAG ACATCAGCTTTTCAAGAATCATGTCAATAGGAAACAAACCAGAACAAGGTTGAACAAAGATGTGTGCTTGAATGGAAGTTTGTGA
- the LOC123215396 gene encoding mitochondrial substrate carrier family protein ucpB isoform X1 — protein MEKMGSDSSLSGAVNVKVKEKHIWSATPSHIFSHFGTSGLAVAVATGVTHPLDVLKVRLQMQLVGQRGPSTGMGQLFVQILKNEGPKSLYQGLTPALARSVLYGGLRLGLYEPSKYACDWAFGSTNILVKIASGAFSGATATALTNPTEVLKVRLQMNSNMSQGPIAEMRRLISEEGMGALWKGVGPAMARAAALTASQLATYDESKRILIRWTPLEEGFHLHLISSSVAGAVSTLMTAPVDMVKTRLMLQRESGKVGSYKNGFHCAYKVMRTEGLRALYKGAFVVFARLGPQSTITFILCEKLRKLAGLDAI, from the exons ATGGAGAAAATGGGCTCTGATTCTTCGCTGTCCG GTGCTGTTAACGTCAAAGTCAAAGAGAAACACATTTGGTCGGCTACACCATCGCATATTTTTTCGCACTTCGGAACAAGCGGACTGGCTGTTGCAGTTGCGACTGGTGTCACTCATCCTTTAG ATGTACTTAAAGTTAGGCTGCAAATGCAACTTGTTGGTCAGAGGGGTCCTTCGACTGGAATG GGACAATTATTtgttcaaatattgaaaaatgaagGCCCAAAGTCTTTGTATCAGGGATTAACACCTGCACTGGCAAGATCAGTTTTGTATGGTGGTCTACGTTTGGGCTTGTATGAGCCCTCAAAGTATGCCTGTGATTGGGCATTTGGGTCCACCAATATCTTGGTTAAGATTGCATCTGGAGCATTTTCTGGTGCAACTGCAACTGCGCTAACTAATCCAACTGAAGTTCTGAAG GTACGGCTGCAGATGAATTCTAACATGAGCCAAGGACCGATTGCTGAAATGCGGAGACTCATTTCTGAAGAAGGGATGGGAGCACTGTGGAAAGGGGTTGGTCCTGCTATGGCCAGAGCTGCTGCTTTGACTGCCTCGCAGCTTGCAACATACGATGAATCCAAGCGG ATTTTGATCAGGTGGACACCTCTTGAAGAAGGATTTCATCTGCATCTGAT CTCAAGTTCAGTCGCAGGTGCAGTTAGTACCCTTATGACTGCACCAGTGGACATGGTCAAAACCCGTCTCATGTTGCAACGAGAATCTGGGAAAGTTGGAAGCTATAAAAATGGGTTTCATTGTGCATACAAG GTCATGCGTACAGAAGGCCTAAGGGCACTTTATAAAGG GGCCTTTGTTGTTTTCGCAAGATTGGGTCCCCAAAGTACAATTACCTTTATTCTATGTGAGAAGCTTCGCAAGCTTGCCGGACTGGATGCTATCTAG